A genomic window from Oceanobacillus timonensis includes:
- a CDS encoding alpha/beta fold hydrolase has translation MKKQIVIIILSVLVVSGAALSVYFYQKDKTQAGEYTGAPTVFIHGYKGTERSFSHMLDRFENMYQWGNKGFIYYVKENGDIVDYNLNNGRYAPTFVQIVLEDNRASFEDSTEWVAKVLLHLKNNYRVEEVNLIGHSMGGILAVKYTMEYTRNEYPTVNKLVAIGSPFDGIYNQGYFEIHQDAAAEDLKPDSHALNMLRENMFPADVNVYSIASTGDSVAVPESVKTLRYMIPEKNFKETIIDDPHLTHSALHESLQIDKLIHSFLWQD, from the coding sequence ATGAAAAAGCAGATTGTTATTATTATTTTAAGTGTACTCGTTGTCAGCGGTGCTGCTTTGAGTGTTTACTTTTATCAAAAGGATAAGACGCAAGCTGGAGAATATACAGGAGCACCGACTGTTTTTATACATGGTTATAAAGGGACGGAAAGATCGTTTTCCCATATGCTTGACCGTTTTGAAAATATGTACCAATGGGGAAATAAAGGTTTTATCTATTATGTGAAAGAAAATGGAGATATCGTCGATTATAACTTAAATAATGGAAGATATGCGCCGACATTTGTGCAGATTGTTTTAGAAGATAATCGTGCCAGCTTTGAAGATAGTACGGAATGGGTCGCCAAAGTGCTGCTTCATCTAAAGAATAATTATCGAGTGGAAGAAGTGAACTTAATCGGACATTCAATGGGCGGTATCTTAGCAGTGAAATATACAATGGAATATACACGAAATGAATATCCGACAGTCAATAAACTGGTTGCAATCGGCAGTCCGTTTGATGGTATTTATAACCAAGGATATTTTGAAATTCATCAAGATGCGGCGGCGGAGGACTTGAAGCCGGATTCGCATGCATTAAATATGTTGCGGGAAAATATGTTTCCGGCAGATGTAAATGTGTACAGTATAGCTAGTACCGGAGATTCTGTTGCTGTGCCGGAAAGTGTGAAAACATTGAGGTATATGATACCCGAGAAAAATTTTAAAGAGACCATTATTGATGATCCGCATCTCACACACAGTGCGTTACATGAAAGTTTGCAAATTGATAAATTGATTCATAGCTTTTTGTGGCAAGATTAA
- a CDS encoding metal-binding protein ZinT, with amino-acid sequence MKKFWQLGIILGFISFLFIAGCQSGDGEADSQEEGTDNQEEVSEEEEHHHDHGDEEVSFDDVPENIEIEGLSDHYHTGDVFKLEAVTEEEGLDHWHWYIRDSSDEEWTVAEDQYEDSYMGDAEVDGQEVLAVLYDDEHEPVAKSPVTEITIDDHEHGHHHHHGDDEESQQIAEGYFEDEQVEDRPLAQ; translated from the coding sequence ATGAAGAAATTTTGGCAATTAGGAATAATTTTAGGCTTTATCAGTTTTCTATTTATAGCCGGCTGTCAATCCGGGGATGGAGAAGCAGACAGTCAGGAGGAAGGAACAGATAATCAAGAAGAAGTGAGTGAAGAAGAGGAGCATCATCATGATCATGGCGATGAAGAAGTTTCTTTTGATGATGTACCAGAAAATATAGAAATCGAAGGGTTATCCGACCATTACCATACAGGCGATGTTTTTAAATTAGAAGCAGTAACGGAAGAAGAAGGGTTGGATCATTGGCATTGGTACATACGTGATTCTTCTGACGAGGAATGGACAGTAGCAGAAGATCAATATGAAGACTCTTATATGGGAGACGCGGAAGTAGATGGACAGGAAGTCCTTGCTGTTCTTTATGATGATGAGCACGAGCCGGTTGCTAAATCTCCTGTTACTGAAATTACGATTGATGACCATGAGCATGGACATCACCATCATCATGGAGATGATGAGGAAAGCCAGCAGATCGCTGAAGGGTATTTTGAGGACGAGCAAGTAGAAGACCGCCCGCTCGCTCAGTGA
- a CDS encoding universal stress protein has protein sequence MSFNILVAYDGSDLSKKAVEEAKNQTKLAEDAVIHVATVISNGGPTMNAALARSFMNDLADEARPPIEKVREEMKQEGIDSKAEILMDYTFRNPGAQLIDYAKEKDIDLIVLGSRGLGGVGRFILGSVSSQVVHQAPCKVLIVK, from the coding sequence ATGAGTTTTAATATTTTAGTAGCTTATGACGGATCCGACCTTAGTAAAAAAGCAGTAGAAGAAGCAAAAAATCAGACAAAATTAGCGGAGGATGCAGTCATACATGTGGCAACTGTTATTTCCAATGGCGGTCCAACGATGAATGCTGCTTTGGCTCGAAGTTTTATGAATGATTTAGCGGATGAGGCGCGTCCGCCTATTGAAAAAGTTCGCGAAGAAATGAAACAAGAAGGAATTGACAGTAAGGCAGAGATTCTGATGGATTATACCTTCCGTAACCCAGGCGCACAATTAATTGATTATGCCAAAGAAAAGGATATCGATTTGATTGTTTTGGGAAGCAGAGGTCTTGGAGGCGTAGGCAGATTTATTCTGGGAAGTGTCAGCAGTCAAGTTGTTCATCAGGCACCATGTAAAGTACTGATTGTCAAATAA
- a CDS encoding histidinol-phosphatase HisJ family protein encodes MYDFHMHSNFSADCDAEMEDMIREAIRKGLKEIAFTEHLDVDYPDEEWDFSFDPKAYQKKLEGLREKYQNDIQIRKGIEVGVQPHVLGQTSDFIKQLNPEFVICSMHSTDRNDLHSGEFFEDRTVDEAYRIYFEEYYECIKKFKDYHILGHLDLVSRYVSGGWEHVPVDILEDILKLVISEGKGIELNTSGYKYGMEAPLPSKNILRLYRNLGGEIITLGSDAHRPEEIAAYFKDAKEILTDCGFSYICSMHGEEVHYYPLK; translated from the coding sequence ATGTACGATTTCCATATGCACTCGAACTTCTCGGCAGATTGTGATGCAGAGATGGAGGACATGATTCGGGAAGCGATTAGAAAAGGACTCAAAGAGATTGCATTTACAGAGCACTTAGATGTGGACTACCCGGATGAGGAATGGGATTTCAGCTTTGATCCGAAAGCTTACCAAAAAAAATTAGAAGGATTACGTGAGAAATATCAAAATGACATTCAAATACGAAAAGGGATTGAAGTAGGCGTGCAGCCGCATGTTCTTGGACAAACCTCTGATTTTATCAAACAATTAAATCCGGAATTTGTCATTTGTTCGATGCATTCGACAGATAGAAATGATTTGCACTCCGGCGAATTTTTTGAGGACAGAACTGTGGATGAAGCGTATCGTATTTATTTTGAAGAGTATTATGAGTGTATAAAGAAATTTAAAGATTATCATATTTTAGGCCATCTTGATTTAGTCAGCAGATATGTATCTGGCGGGTGGGAGCATGTGCCGGTGGATATTCTGGAAGACATTTTAAAGCTGGTTATTTCAGAAGGAAAAGGGATAGAATTAAATACCTCAGGCTATAAATATGGAATGGAAGCACCGTTGCCAAGTAAAAATATATTACGTTTATATCGTAATCTTGGTGGCGAAATCATCACGCTGGGTTCTGATGCACATCGTCCGGAAGAAATTGCTGCTTACTTTAAGGACGCTAAAGAGATATTAACAGATTGCGGATTTTCTTATATATGCAGTATGCACGGAGAAGAAGTGCATTATTACCCGTTAAAGTAA
- the hisZ gene encoding ATP phosphoribosyltransferase regulatory subunit, protein MRNKQILHDMFYPKQFAKKRHVIHKLTNRFTTFGYQQVETPVFEDYDLYNDVQGTVDTDDMLKLIDSSGKVLVLRPDATIPISRYYTNLEKESLSGRLSYVLDIFRSTTEERSRTQAGVELFGERTPEADAELIALAVTSLKELKIPSFKLEIGHATFYKELLREANLTAMQQKQLDQYIQSKNISEIVPFLKDLGLETALIEKLRKIPMLYGDASFVIDEAENIISTDRMREELNYLSKVYQLLQDYQVDSYISINLGLINHMNYYSGIIFQGFAEGLGQPIMMGGRYDYLSRSFHRETPAIGFAFEVDLLVHLLPYTFTEQEIIRINDEGTERKRAIQLAASLRAANHAVIINTSEKSKANTASPEILVNSDKLVYSKEQESKEFQTDQEFLDWFVRKDVE, encoded by the coding sequence ATGAGAAATAAACAAATACTTCATGATATGTTTTACCCGAAACAATTTGCTAAAAAACGTCATGTCATCCATAAATTAACCAATCGATTCACGACATTCGGCTATCAACAGGTAGAGACACCTGTTTTTGAAGACTATGATTTATATAATGATGTGCAAGGAACCGTCGATACAGATGATATGTTAAAGCTGATTGATTCATCTGGCAAAGTACTTGTTCTGCGACCTGATGCAACGATTCCGATTTCCCGGTACTATACAAACTTGGAGAAGGAGAGCCTATCCGGCAGACTCTCTTATGTATTGGATATTTTCCGTTCCACAACAGAGGAACGTTCCCGCACACAGGCTGGTGTCGAATTATTTGGAGAACGTACCCCGGAAGCAGATGCGGAGTTGATTGCTCTGGCAGTTACCAGTTTAAAAGAATTAAAGATTCCTTCTTTCAAATTGGAGATCGGCCATGCAACGTTTTATAAAGAACTGCTGCGTGAAGCGAACCTCACCGCAATGCAGCAAAAACAACTGGATCAATATATCCAATCCAAAAACATCTCAGAAATTGTTCCTTTTTTAAAAGACCTGGGGCTGGAAACTGCGTTAATTGAGAAACTCCGTAAAATTCCGATGTTATATGGAGACGCCAGCTTTGTTATTGATGAAGCAGAAAATATCATTTCTACAGATCGCATGCGAGAAGAACTGAACTATTTATCTAAAGTGTATCAGCTTCTCCAAGACTATCAGGTTGATTCCTACATTTCGATCAACCTCGGGCTGATTAACCATATGAATTATTATTCCGGCATTATATTTCAAGGCTTTGCAGAAGGACTCGGTCAACCTATCATGATGGGAGGACGCTATGATTATTTAAGCCGTTCTTTTCACCGGGAAACACCTGCAATCGGATTTGCTTTTGAAGTCGATTTACTTGTTCATCTGCTGCCTTACACTTTTACAGAACAAGAAATTATCCGGATAAATGATGAAGGAACGGAACGCAAGCGCGCCATTCAGCTTGCTGCATCGTTAAGAGCAGCAAATCATGCTGTTATTATCAATACGTCAGAAAAATCCAAGGCAAACACTGCATCGCCGGAGATACTCGTAAACTCTGACAAATTGGTATATAGTAAAGAGCAAGAATCCAAGGAATTTCAAACGGATCAGGAATTTCTGGATTGGTTTGTAAGAAAGGATGTTGAATAA
- the hisG gene encoding ATP phosphoribosyltransferase — protein sequence MQPVTIALAKGRPAKQSIDLLEAAGIHFEGFHEKTRKLVFFNKDKTLRLIFLKGMDVPIYVEKGAADIGIVGRDNIIETEADIYEILDLGIGKCKFSVAGKKGVSLPDNQSLTIGTKYPNIAKNFFEKRNQSIETVHLNGSVELAPLIGLADYIVDIVETGNTLRENGLEVLADIETISTKFIVNKASFVTRSKEIQDVLKKLEEVVGEENANSPL from the coding sequence ATGCAGCCAGTCACTATCGCTTTAGCAAAAGGACGTCCTGCGAAGCAATCGATTGATTTATTAGAAGCAGCAGGCATTCATTTTGAAGGGTTCCATGAAAAGACCCGTAAACTTGTTTTTTTCAATAAAGATAAAACCTTACGATTAATCTTTTTAAAAGGGATGGACGTCCCAATCTATGTAGAAAAAGGCGCTGCCGATATCGGGATTGTCGGCAGAGATAATATTATCGAAACAGAGGCAGATATTTATGAAATCCTCGATTTAGGGATTGGAAAGTGTAAATTTTCTGTTGCCGGAAAAAAAGGCGTATCGCTTCCAGATAATCAGTCGTTAACGATTGGAACCAAATATCCCAATATCGCTAAAAATTTCTTTGAAAAGCGCAATCAGTCCATTGAAACAGTTCATCTCAACGGCTCTGTTGAGTTGGCACCGTTGATTGGGCTTGCCGATTACATCGTTGATATTGTCGAGACAGGAAATACCTTGCGTGAAAATGGACTGGAAGTATTAGCAGACATTGAAACCATCAGTACAAAATTTATTGTTAATAAAGCAAGCTTTGTAACACGTTCTAAAGAAATTCAGGACGTACTTAAAAAATTGGAAGAGGTTGTGGGTGAAGAAAATGCAAATTCTCCGTTATGA
- the hisD gene encoding histidinol dehydrogenase has protein sequence MQILRYETYKQNIANTEKETQLMQKNLDEQVLEIIRAVQSRGDEAALAYTQKFDKADLSFLSVSEEEWRTADDKIKTEQPALFKALTEAAENIRQYQQRTKEEGFQFSPQPGIRLGQKVTPLDRVGVYVPGGKASYPSTVLMDVIPAVVAGVEQVVITTPPRPDGSIDPVVLAAAKIAGANDVYKIGGAQAVAALAYGTESIPKVDKIVGPGNAFVARAKKWVFGDVAIDMIAGPSEICALADHTVPASYVAADLLSQAEHAEDATSICVTTDRKYAEAVQNEVDRQTSLLERADIIRESIQANGKIIICDDEEQAIELINSIAPEHLQLMGERAEEQVEKIKHAGAIFIGAYSSEPLGDYFAGPNHTLPTNGTARFSSPLGVYDFMKKSSTIYYSKERLLDHADSIITIAEAEGLTGHANAIRIRKENDNASS, from the coding sequence ATGCAAATTCTCCGTTATGAAACGTATAAACAAAATATAGCGAACACCGAAAAAGAAACACAGTTGATGCAGAAAAATTTAGATGAACAGGTTTTAGAAATTATCCGCGCCGTACAGAGTCGCGGAGATGAAGCAGCACTTGCATATACCCAAAAGTTTGATAAGGCTGATTTGTCCTTCTTATCTGTTTCGGAAGAAGAATGGCGTACAGCTGATGACAAAATAAAAACGGAACAGCCAGCGCTTTTCAAAGCATTAACAGAAGCTGCAGAAAACATTCGTCAGTATCAACAAAGAACCAAAGAGGAAGGTTTTCAATTCAGTCCACAGCCTGGCATTCGCCTTGGTCAGAAAGTAACGCCGCTGGATCGTGTCGGTGTTTATGTTCCAGGAGGAAAAGCAAGTTATCCCTCTACCGTATTAATGGATGTTATTCCAGCTGTTGTTGCTGGTGTCGAGCAGGTTGTTATTACCACCCCTCCCCGTCCTGACGGAAGCATTGATCCAGTTGTTCTGGCCGCGGCGAAAATTGCCGGCGCAAACGATGTTTACAAAATCGGCGGTGCACAAGCTGTTGCAGCATTAGCTTATGGTACGGAATCCATTCCTAAAGTAGATAAAATTGTCGGCCCTGGCAATGCCTTTGTTGCCCGTGCGAAAAAATGGGTATTTGGCGATGTTGCCATTGATATGATTGCAGGTCCGAGTGAAATCTGTGCTTTGGCTGATCACACTGTTCCTGCTTCTTATGTTGCTGCTGACTTATTATCGCAGGCAGAACATGCCGAAGATGCCACATCCATTTGCGTAACGACAGATAGGAAATATGCAGAAGCAGTTCAAAACGAAGTAGACCGGCAAACTTCTTTATTAGAACGAGCAGATATTATTCGAGAATCCATCCAGGCAAATGGAAAAATCATTATCTGTGATGATGAAGAACAAGCAATAGAACTGATTAATTCCATTGCTCCTGAGCATCTGCAATTAATGGGCGAGCGCGCGGAAGAACAAGTTGAAAAAATCAAGCATGCCGGAGCAATTTTTATTGGGGCCTATTCCAGTGAGCCATTAGGGGATTATTTTGCAGGTCCGAACCATACCCTGCCGACAAATGGAACAGCGCGTTTTTCTTCTCCGCTCGGTGTGTATGATTTCATGAAAAAATCAAGCACGATTTATTATTCCAAAGAACGGCTGCTGGACCATGCAGATTCCATTATCACGATTGCAGAGGCAGAAGGCCTTACTGGTCATGCCAATGCCATTCGAATTCGAAAGGAGAACGACAATGCGTCAAGCTGA
- the hisB gene encoding imidazoleglycerol-phosphate dehydratase HisB, whose translation MRQAEKERQTKETKISLALNLDGEGKSELNTGVGFLDHMLTLFTKHGGLDLQVACDGDLEVDQHHTVEDIGIVLGQAFQEALGTKEGIKRYATATTPMDESLSTTSIDISGRSFLVYRVDGLKDKVGNFDTELVKEFLIGFTSHAKVTLHVEVRYGTNTHHMIESIFKGLGRTIREAVSIDPTIKGIPSTKGSL comes from the coding sequence ATGCGTCAAGCTGAAAAAGAACGGCAAACAAAAGAAACGAAGATATCCCTTGCACTTAACCTGGACGGAGAAGGGAAGTCCGAACTAAACACAGGTGTCGGCTTTTTAGACCATATGCTGACGCTCTTCACAAAACATGGCGGACTGGATTTGCAAGTAGCCTGTGATGGAGATTTAGAAGTGGATCAGCATCATACAGTAGAAGATATCGGTATTGTTCTTGGCCAGGCATTTCAAGAAGCGCTAGGAACAAAGGAAGGCATTAAACGCTATGCCACAGCAACAACGCCAATGGATGAATCACTCTCTACGACTTCCATCGATATTAGCGGCCGCTCCTTTTTAGTCTACCGGGTAGATGGATTAAAAGATAAAGTCGGCAATTTTGATACAGAACTAGTGAAAGAATTTCTGATTGGTTTTACCAGCCATGCCAAAGTGACGCTGCATGTAGAAGTACGCTATGGAACGAATACACATCATATGATTGAATCGATTTTCAAAGGATTAGGCCGCACCATCCGCGAAGCTGTATCCATCGATCCAACCATAAAAGGTATCCCTTCTACCAAAGGAAGCCTATAA
- the hisH gene encoding imidazole glycerol phosphate synthase subunit HisH encodes MIAIIDYGAGNIKSLQFALDKLGKTSKLTMDPEEIHQADSIILPGVGAFKDAMEALERYQLDTLLKEEAANGKPILGICLGMQLFYEFSEENDGCTGLGLLSGSVKRISDNVKVPHMGWNTLQPNQSQSLLHQLGDNPYVYFVHSYAIDELEEHTLVASADYGGRVPAIVQDKNITGMQFHPEKSGDTGVALLKNYEEMIS; translated from the coding sequence ATGATTGCCATCATTGATTACGGTGCAGGGAATATTAAAAGCCTGCAATTTGCATTAGATAAATTAGGGAAAACCTCTAAGCTGACCATGGACCCGGAAGAAATTCATCAGGCAGATTCTATTATCCTTCCCGGCGTTGGTGCCTTCAAGGATGCAATGGAAGCACTCGAACGTTATCAGTTAGACACCTTATTGAAAGAAGAAGCAGCAAACGGCAAACCGATTTTAGGAATTTGTCTCGGGATGCAGCTTTTCTATGAATTTAGTGAAGAGAACGACGGATGTACCGGTCTTGGCCTGCTATCCGGTTCCGTGAAACGTATTTCAGATAACGTGAAAGTTCCACATATGGGCTGGAATACCCTTCAACCTAATCAGTCTCAAAGCTTATTACATCAGCTTGGCGATAACCCGTATGTGTATTTTGTTCATTCGTATGCAATTGATGAACTGGAAGAACATACATTGGTTGCCAGCGCAGATTATGGTGGACGCGTACCAGCGATTGTACAGGATAAAAATATTACAGGTATGCAATTTCACCCGGAAAAGAGCGGGGATACCGGTGTTGCATTATTGAAAAATTATGAGGAGATGATTTCATGA
- the hisA gene encoding 1-(5-phosphoribosyl)-5-[(5-phosphoribosylamino)methylideneamino]imidazole-4-carboxamide isomerase: protein MIIFPAIDVKDGNCVRLKQGDYNQQTTYNDSPVETAIKWQEAGGTFLHMVDLDGAKTGEAKNQEVILQAIQALSIPVEVGGGIRSLDTIKEYVDGGAARVILGTSAITDWAMLSEAIRLYGDKIAVSLDARNGYIATDGWTKNSDKKAADLAKELEAAGLTTIVYTDILKDGMLRGPNLEELQAMQEATNMNIIASGGVSRKEDVTNLQELDLYGAIIGKALYDGSLQLEDVLKEDNHAR, encoded by the coding sequence ATGATCATTTTTCCAGCAATAGATGTGAAAGATGGCAACTGTGTTCGCCTGAAGCAGGGAGATTATAATCAGCAGACAACTTATAATGACTCCCCTGTAGAAACAGCAATAAAATGGCAGGAGGCTGGCGGAACCTTCCTCCATATGGTCGATTTAGACGGAGCCAAAACAGGAGAAGCCAAAAACCAAGAGGTTATCCTTCAAGCCATTCAGGCGTTATCCATCCCTGTCGAAGTCGGCGGCGGTATTCGCTCCTTAGACACGATAAAAGAGTATGTGGACGGCGGTGCTGCTCGGGTTATTCTTGGAACTTCGGCTATTACCGATTGGGCTATGCTCTCAGAAGCGATTCGGTTATATGGGGATAAAATCGCTGTTTCGCTCGATGCACGAAACGGTTATATCGCAACAGATGGCTGGACAAAGAATAGCGATAAGAAAGCTGCTGACCTTGCGAAAGAATTAGAAGCAGCCGGCTTAACAACGATTGTATATACCGATATTTTAAAGGATGGCATGCTGCGCGGTCCGAATCTGGAGGAACTGCAAGCCATGCAGGAAGCAACCAATATGAATATTATTGCTTCCGGCGGAGTTTCCCGGAAAGAAGATGTGACGAATCTGCAGGAACTGGACCTTTATGGTGCCATTATTGGAAAAGCGCTGTATGATGGAAGCCTCCAGCTGGAAGATGTCTTAAAGGAGGATAATCATGCTCGCTAA
- the hisF gene encoding imidazole glycerol phosphate synthase subunit HisF — MLAKRIIPCLDVDKGRVVKGKKFQDIKDVANPVELAARYNKEGADELVFYDITASSEERNIFLDVVENVAREIAIPFMVGGGIRTIQDIHSVLHAGADKVSINSAAVQRPELITESSDKFGSQCTVLSIDAKKTSDGAFHVFINGGRKDTEMDAVEWAKQGEALGAGELVVNAMDADGEKNGYQIELTKKIADAVNIPVIASGGAGKPEHFAKAFAEGVDAALAASVFHYEEIPIQELKNYLSSQGIPMRRRA; from the coding sequence ATGCTCGCTAAACGAATTATTCCTTGCCTTGATGTAGACAAAGGACGGGTTGTCAAAGGAAAGAAATTTCAAGATATTAAAGATGTCGCCAATCCGGTAGAATTAGCTGCCCGTTATAATAAGGAAGGAGCAGATGAGCTCGTTTTTTATGATATTACAGCTTCCAGTGAAGAGCGGAATATCTTCTTAGATGTGGTTGAAAACGTGGCACGCGAAATTGCTATCCCTTTTATGGTCGGCGGCGGTATTCGGACCATACAAGATATTCACAGTGTGCTCCATGCTGGTGCGGATAAGGTCTCGATAAATAGTGCAGCTGTACAGCGTCCAGAGTTAATTACGGAGTCCTCTGATAAGTTTGGCAGCCAATGCACTGTGCTTTCGATTGATGCTAAAAAAACATCAGATGGTGCGTTTCACGTATTTATTAACGGGGGAAGAAAAGATACGGAAATGGACGCCGTGGAATGGGCAAAACAAGGAGAAGCGCTTGGCGCTGGTGAACTTGTTGTCAATGCAATGGACGCGGACGGTGAAAAAAACGGCTATCAAATCGAATTGACCAAAAAAATTGCAGATGCCGTTAATATTCCTGTCATCGCCAGTGGCGGAGCAGGCAAACCGGAGCATTTTGCAAAAGCTTTTGCAGAAGGAGTGGATGCAGCGCTTGCCGCATCAGTCTTTCATTACGAGGAGATTCCTATTCAGGAATTAAAAAATTATTTATCCTCACAAGGAATACCAATGAGGAGGAGAGCATAA
- the hisIE gene encoding bifunctional phosphoribosyl-AMP cyclohydrolase/phosphoribosyl-ATP diphosphatase HisIE: protein MEISIKYDENGLVPAIVQDYATGKVLTLAYMNEVAFEKTLETGETWFYSRSRNELWNKGETSGNKQLVKKISVDCDQDALVVQVQPLGPACHKGTTTCFETTLLETEKPLFAMVTELTDKIKDRKENPQEGAYTTYLFHKGLDKILKKIGEESTEVVIGAKNNDKEELTNELADLLYHSLVLMEEQGVRSKDIKKILNERHIEKEGQHRE from the coding sequence ATGGAGATTTCAATCAAATACGATGAAAATGGACTGGTTCCGGCCATCGTCCAAGATTACGCAACAGGAAAGGTGTTAACCTTAGCTTATATGAACGAGGTTGCTTTCGAAAAAACATTAGAAACCGGCGAAACATGGTTCTACTCCCGAAGCCGCAACGAGCTCTGGAATAAAGGAGAAACATCCGGAAATAAACAGCTGGTTAAAAAAATTTCGGTCGATTGTGATCAGGATGCTTTAGTTGTTCAAGTACAGCCGCTAGGACCTGCCTGTCATAAAGGAACGACGACTTGTTTTGAAACAACCTTACTAGAAACGGAAAAGCCGTTATTCGCTATGGTCACTGAGCTGACGGACAAAATTAAAGACCGTAAAGAAAATCCGCAGGAAGGTGCTTATACAACCTATCTGTTTCATAAAGGTCTCGATAAAATCCTTAAGAAAATCGGTGAAGAATCAACAGAGGTTGTCATCGGGGCAAAAAATAATGACAAAGAAGAGTTGACGAATGAATTAGCTGATTTATTATATCACTCGCTTGTATTGATGGAAGAGCAAGGTGTCCGTTCGAAAGATATCAAAAAAATATTAAACGAGCGTCATATTGAAAAAGAGGGACAGCATCGTGAGTAA
- the hisC gene encoding histidinol-phosphate transaminase, which yields MSNFWNPLIKQLEPYIPGEQLDDPAIIKLNTNENPFPPSPKVLTAIEEEAKTKLQLYPSPTVDELREEIGNYYGLKKEQVFIGNGSDEVLALGFMTFFEPGKAIKYPDITYSFYPVYAKLYQLDVDEIALEEDFTISPESFFHSEGGVIFPNPNAPTSLYLELEAIEAILKNNSDQVVIIDEAYVDFAEKSAVSLIDSYPNLLVVQTLSKSRSLAGLRVGMAMGHPDLIEGLNRVKDSFNSYTIDRLAIAGAIEAFRDTAYFEKTRKEIIATREYFRRELEKRRFHVPPSQANFVLASPADIEAEKLFTELKQAGFLIRYFNKPKLENYLRISIGTKEQMTKLLHAIDSITEK from the coding sequence GTGAGTAACTTCTGGAATCCATTAATTAAACAGCTGGAACCTTATATTCCTGGAGAGCAATTAGATGACCCTGCAATCATTAAATTAAATACAAATGAAAATCCCTTTCCTCCTTCTCCAAAAGTTCTGACTGCGATTGAAGAAGAGGCAAAAACAAAATTACAACTTTACCCTTCTCCAACGGTAGATGAGCTTAGGGAGGAAATAGGCAACTATTACGGTTTAAAAAAAGAACAAGTCTTTATCGGCAATGGATCAGATGAAGTACTTGCACTTGGATTTATGACATTTTTTGAACCTGGAAAAGCCATTAAATATCCAGATATCACCTACAGCTTCTATCCTGTGTATGCCAAGCTATATCAGCTGGATGTGGATGAAATAGCTTTAGAGGAGGATTTTACTATCTCTCCCGAATCTTTTTTTCATTCTGAAGGCGGAGTGATTTTTCCAAATCCAAATGCGCCGACCAGCCTGTATCTGGAACTGGAAGCTATTGAAGCAATTTTAAAAAACAATTCGGACCAGGTTGTCATTATTGATGAAGCGTATGTTGACTTTGCTGAAAAATCAGCAGTTTCCTTAATAGACAGTTACCCGAATTTACTGGTTGTGCAGACGCTGTCTAAATCCCGGTCGCTTGCCGGTCTGCGTGTAGGCATGGCAATGGGGCATCCGGACTTGATTGAAGGATTAAACCGGGTAAAAGATTCGTTTAATTCCTATACCATTGACCGGTTAGCCATCGCCGGAGCCATAGAAGCATTTCGAGATACGGCTTATTTTGAGAAAACACGGAAGGAAATTATAGCAACAAGAGAATATTTTCGGCGGGAATTAGAGAAAAGACGCTTTCACGTTCCTCCTTCTCAAGCGAATTTTGTGCTCGCTTCTCCAGCAGATATAGAAGCGGAGAAACTATTCACCGAGCTCAAACAAGCAGGCTTCTTAATCCGTTATTTCAATAAACCAAAACTGGAAAACTATTTGCGCATCTCTATTGGAACAAAAGAACAGATGACGAAGCTGTTACATGCTATCGATAGCATCACAGAAAAATAA